A stretch of the Campylobacter sp. 19-13652 genome encodes the following:
- a CDS encoding type II secretion system F family protein produces MSFYLLLLCFGIFTFIYALRLSSHNKKVLAFMELVDAHIPDSKPKQIGATLKLKLALARYFTPIYSDAKLRIRPFLFLIFTIIALSVLNDMFLRLPSAVVLVVGVLLGMSMINKFNQVRIKNDFEKNFPEAIVVLNGAISSGSNITQALEYYSQHASGAIADEFKLIVRSLNIGEDPAKVFASSYKRLPFRNYYFFLITILVSLKSGAKLKEILARLGESTSRAKAMERKKLAMTSEARMSAKITAAIPFVFLFLMKFISPENFDYILNDPSGRYILYYFLGSEFVGMAMIMFFMRKL; encoded by the coding sequence ATGAGCTTTTATCTACTGCTGCTTTGCTTTGGAATTTTCACTTTCATTTACGCTTTAAGGCTAAGCAGTCATAACAAAAAGGTGCTTGCATTTATGGAGCTAGTCGACGCTCACATACCTGACTCAAAGCCAAAGCAAATAGGCGCCACGCTAAAGCTAAAGCTTGCGCTAGCTAGATATTTTACGCCCATTTACTCCGACGCAAAGCTACGCATAAGGCCATTTTTGTTTTTGATCTTTACCATTATAGCCCTAAGCGTGCTAAATGATATGTTTTTGCGTCTGCCTAGTGCGGTGGTGCTTGTGGTTGGGGTGCTTTTGGGTATGTCGATGATCAATAAATTTAATCAAGTACGCATAAAAAACGACTTTGAGAAAAATTTCCCAGAAGCCATAGTCGTGCTAAATGGCGCCATTAGCTCGGGGAGCAATATCACGCAGGCGCTGGAATATTACAGCCAGCACGCCAGCGGAGCGATAGCTGATGAGTTTAAGCTAATAGTAAGGAGCCTAAACATAGGCGAAGACCCAGCCAAAGTCTTTGCTAGCTCGTATAAACGCCTGCCGTTTCGCAACTACTACTTTTTCTTAATCACCATTTTAGTCAGCCTAAAAAGCGGCGCAAAGCTAAAGGAGATACTAGCGCGCCTAGGGGAGAGTACGAGCAGGGCAAAGGCTATGGAGCGTAAAAAGCTAGCGATGACAAGCGAAGCTAGGATGAGCGCAAAAATCACCGCCGCCATACCATTTGTGTTTTTATTTTTGATGAAATTTATAAGCCCAGAAAATTTTGACTACATACTAAACGACCCAAGCGGACGCTACATACTTTACTATTTTTTGGGGAGTGAGTTTGTGGGGATGGCGATGATTATGTTTTTTATGAGGAAGCTGTGA
- a CDS encoding CpaF family protein → MRSENVKFIRDKVLAEIDIERIESIMGDRALFLKEIGKVIQKVSAANQTYLSVYELSDIAEIIADEIMGLGPMRVLMEDDDVSDILVNGPDNIFVEKFGKLEKTSQKFIDNDQLTDIAKRLVIKMGRRLDDAQPLVDARLPDGSRLNVVINPIAIDGTSISIRKFNKSSRSLEELANMGSMSAEVAGLLAIASRCRCNILVSGGTGSGKTTLLNALSRHIGHDERVVTLEDAAELKLQQPHVVRLETRMAGVENSGQVTMRDLVINALRMRPDRIIVGECRGGEAFEMLQAMNTGHDGSMTTLHANNPKDALLRLENLVMMAGFDLPVDAIRHSIGSAVDVIVQIARLNDGSRKVTKVSEILGYEKGEIKTHDVFEFRLAPERDERGKIQGSYVCYGLADESAISKNALMFDIASELERVIR, encoded by the coding sequence ATGAGAAGCGAAAACGTAAAATTTATCCGTGATAAGGTGCTGGCTGAGATAGACATTGAGCGTATTGAGAGCATTATGGGCGATAGGGCGCTATTTTTAAAAGAGATAGGCAAAGTCATACAAAAAGTAAGCGCAGCAAACCAGACCTATCTAAGCGTGTATGAACTAAGCGACATAGCCGAAATCATCGCCGATGAGATAATGGGGCTAGGACCCATGCGAGTGCTAATGGAGGATGATGATGTAAGCGACATACTCGTAAATGGGCCTGATAATATCTTTGTCGAAAAGTTTGGCAAGCTAGAAAAAACGAGCCAAAAATTTATCGATAACGACCAGCTAACAGACATCGCAAAGCGACTTGTTATCAAAATGGGACGCCGCCTTGATGACGCCCAGCCCCTAGTGGATGCTCGCTTGCCTGATGGCAGCCGACTAAACGTCGTTATAAACCCAATCGCAATCGACGGCACGTCCATATCCATTCGTAAATTTAACAAAAGCTCACGCAGTCTAGAAGAGCTAGCAAATATGGGCTCAATGAGCGCGGAAGTCGCAGGCCTGCTTGCCATAGCTAGCCGCTGCCGCTGCAATATCCTAGTCTCAGGCGGCACGGGAAGCGGTAAAACAACACTTCTAAACGCCCTAAGCCGCCACATCGGACACGATGAGCGAGTCGTAACGCTAGAAGACGCAGCCGAGCTAAAGCTACAACAACCCCACGTCGTCAGGCTAGAAACGAGAATGGCAGGCGTAGAAAACAGCGGACAGGTAACTATGCGAGACCTAGTCATAAACGCCCTAAGAATGCGCCCAGATCGCATAATCGTAGGCGAGTGCAGGGGCGGAGAGGCCTTTGAGATGCTTCAGGCCATGAACACAGGACACGATGGCTCTATGACCACACTTCACGCAAATAACCCAAAAGACGCGCTTTTGCGTCTTGAAAATCTCGTGATGATGGCGGGCTTTGACCTGCCAGTTGATGCCATACGCCACTCCATAGGCTCAGCTGTGGATGTGATAGTCCAAATCGCCCGCCTAAATGACGGCAGCCGAAAGGTAACAAAAGTAAGCGAAATTCTAGGCTATGAAAAGGGCGAGATAAAGACGCACGATGTGTTTGAATTCAGGCTAGCCCCAGAGCGTGATGAGCGTGGCAAGATCCAAGGTAGCTACGTCTGCTACGGACTAGCCGATGAGTCGGCCATTAGCAAAAATGCGCTGATGTTTGACATAGCCAGCGAGCTTGAAAGGGTGATTAGATGA
- the nhaA gene encoding Na+/H+ antiporter NhaA, giving the protein MIMNGIKEFLHHESSGGIFLMIATLIALIAQNSFLSEFYTSFLHTPFTISFGEFGLSKALILWVNDGLMAVFFFLIGLELKREVSEGELANPAQILLPGVAALGGIIVPALIFSAFTTGDEFGAKGWAIPTATDIAFALGILSLLGKRVPTSLKIFLMTLAIIDDLCAILIIAFFYTSELSALSLGVASVCIAGLAILNLLNARSKAAYLIIGVILWIAVLKSGVHATLAGVVAAFFIPIKPKNGSSLLRELEHDLHPWVAFMILPLFAFVNAGIALKGVGVQDIFSGVPMGIIVGLFLGKQLGVFGFSYLAIKLGFARLPDEANFKQLYGIALLCGVGFTMSLFVDSLAYADSDAFSYADKLAILLGSLFSGVTGYMWLRKSSNLAKNSNSQIE; this is encoded by the coding sequence ATGATAATGAACGGTATTAAAGAATTTCTCCACCATGAGTCAAGCGGAGGCATATTTTTAATGATAGCCACGCTTATTGCCCTAATAGCACAAAATAGCTTTTTAAGCGAGTTTTACACGAGCTTTTTGCATACTCCATTTACTATAAGTTTTGGCGAGTTTGGGCTTAGCAAGGCACTTATTTTATGGGTCAATGACGGACTTATGGCAGTGTTTTTCTTTCTTATCGGGCTTGAACTAAAGCGCGAGGTAAGCGAGGGCGAGCTGGCAAATCCAGCCCAAATCCTCCTGCCTGGCGTAGCTGCGCTTGGTGGCATTATCGTGCCGGCTCTCATTTTTAGCGCATTTACTACTGGTGATGAGTTTGGCGCAAAGGGCTGGGCAATACCCACAGCCACTGACATAGCATTTGCGCTTGGAATTCTTAGTCTACTTGGCAAGCGCGTACCAACGAGCCTAAAAATTTTCTTAATGACGCTTGCGATAATTGACGATCTTTGCGCCATACTCATCATAGCCTTTTTCTACACCAGCGAGCTAAGTGCTCTGTCTTTGGGCGTGGCGAGCGTTTGCATAGCTGGGCTTGCTATATTAAATTTATTAAACGCAAGAAGCAAGGCGGCTTATTTGATAATAGGCGTTATATTATGGATAGCGGTGCTAAAATCAGGCGTTCATGCCACACTTGCTGGGGTCGTGGCTGCGTTTTTTATACCCATAAAGCCAAAAAACGGCAGCAGCCTGCTAAGAGAGCTAGAGCATGACTTGCACCCTTGGGTGGCGTTTATGATACTGCCGCTTTTTGCCTTTGTAAACGCCGGAATAGCCCTAAAGGGCGTAGGCGTGCAGGATATTTTTAGTGGGGTGCCTATGGGGATAATTGTGGGGCTATTTTTGGGCAAGCAGCTGGGCGTTTTTGGATTTAGCTATCTAGCTATTAAGCTAGGCTTTGCTAGGCTGCCTGATGAAGCGAATTTTAAGCAGCTCTACGGCATTGCCCTGCTTTGTGGGGTGGGCTTTACGATGAGCCTTTTTGTGGATAGCTTAGCCTATGCAGATAGCGACGCATTTTCCTATGCAGACAAGCTAGCCATACTACTAGGCTCGCTATTTTCTGGCGTGACTGGGTATATGTGGCTACGCAAAAGCTCAAATTTAGCAAAAAATTCCAACAGCCAAATTGAATAG
- a CDS encoding prepilin peptidase has protein sequence MAEQINNIVLILCAINFIRIIYTDIKYRQISNISNLTALGLIILCSYIFDFSLNITAAIIILFAGIILFYLGFIGGADVKLAVALSLAITQSELFLWLFYTSIVGALQALYTVFLAKITKNQSQIQKGVAYGVAIIFGFLMIIITRII, from the coding sequence CTGGCGGAACAAATTAATAATATAGTTTTAATTCTTTGCGCTATAAATTTTATCCGTATAATATATACCGATATAAAATATAGACAAATAAGTAATATCTCAAATCTTACTGCCTTGGGATTAATTATACTATGCAGTTATATTTTCGACTTCAGCTTGAATATAACTGCGGCTATTATTATATTATTTGCTGGAATAATACTATTTTATTTAGGATTTATAGGTGGCGCAGACGTAAAATTAGCTGTTGCTTTGAGTCTAGCTATAACACAAAGCGAGCTATTTTTATGGCTTTTTTACACTAGTATAGTGGGGGCTTTACAAGCGCTATATACTGTTTTTTTAGCAAAAATAACAAAAAACCAAAGCCAGATACAAAAGGGGGTAGCCTATGGAGTTGCTATCATTTTTGGCTTTTTAATGATAATAATTACTAGAATAATTTAA
- a CDS encoding pilus assembly protein N-terminal domain-containing protein codes for MRSNKFIIILFSIFACIGLNAADIILKKGESKLFTTTENISTVFTSNEKVLDYNIIDTNKLVIFAVEDGYADVAVFGGDDSRTLLNLKVTIDPLAGELERIARLIEEKNPGTTIEITRLAEPGKRGYIITGEAPDEASKDNAYKMAVIALGLTPQNQQKGFSGAGGANSGNNAMGANSSDQIDFLEKVKSENLINKIVLKQPKLNQINVKLLIADVDKELVDQLGIDYNKGVFTLPNISGASWNEYVRGIGIEPVIRAIRNDKAAKILAQPNLSVLSGEEASFEIKNEYTTFEEKPNNSGGSTIISDVTAGILGGRSRPTIGKGETKEPGLTLKIAPKIERKNKIKLKISQNLSNIYRFDQRGETTVADLRTRSSETTIELGDGDSFILGGLVDEKEIETVTSVPFLGDIPFIGALFRSTQIRKNKSELIIIATVSITKPIKNGETYQIPTLSTRSLGESLINAQIIDTGTQKSELNDFIKFTGFIK; via the coding sequence ATGCGCAGTAATAAATTTATAATAATTTTATTTTCAATCTTTGCTTGTATAGGTTTAAATGCAGCAGATATAATCCTAAAAAAGGGTGAAAGCAAGCTCTTTACCACAACTGAAAATATTAGCACGGTCTTTACAAGCAACGAAAAAGTATTAGATTATAATATAATTGATACTAATAAATTAGTGATTTTTGCTGTAGAGGACGGATATGCTGATGTGGCTGTATTTGGTGGAGATGACTCAAGGACGCTTTTAAATCTAAAGGTTACTATTGACCCTTTAGCAGGAGAGCTAGAGCGCATTGCGAGACTGATTGAGGAGAAAAATCCAGGCACTACAATAGAAATAACCCGCCTAGCAGAACCAGGCAAGCGTGGCTACATAATCACAGGTGAAGCCCCAGATGAAGCATCAAAAGATAACGCCTATAAAATGGCTGTCATCGCACTTGGGCTAACTCCACAAAATCAGCAAAAAGGCTTTAGCGGAGCTGGTGGGGCTAATAGTGGAAACAACGCTATGGGTGCAAATTCATCAGATCAGATCGATTTCTTAGAAAAAGTAAAATCTGAAAATTTAATCAACAAAATCGTCCTAAAACAGCCGAAACTAAATCAAATAAATGTAAAGCTTTTAATTGCCGATGTAGACAAAGAGCTAGTTGATCAACTTGGGATTGATTATAACAAAGGTGTATTTACCCTACCAAACATAAGTGGAGCAAGCTGGAATGAGTACGTAAGAGGTATAGGTATTGAGCCTGTTATTAGAGCCATTAGGAATGACAAGGCAGCTAAAATCCTAGCCCAACCAAATCTAAGTGTGCTAAGCGGCGAAGAAGCTAGCTTTGAAATTAAAAACGAATACACCACTTTTGAAGAAAAGCCAAATAATAGCGGAGGTAGCACAATTATATCAGACGTAACAGCTGGTATACTAGGAGGTAGAAGTAGACCAACCATAGGAAAAGGCGAAACAAAAGAGCCTGGGCTAACCCTGAAAATTGCTCCAAAAATAGAGCGTAAAAATAAAATCAAACTAAAAATTTCTCAAAATCTTAGCAATATCTACCGCTTTGACCAAAGGGGCGAAACGACAGTAGCAGACCTACGTACTAGAAGTAGTGAAACGACCATAGAGCTAGGTGATGGCGATAGCTTCATCCTTGGTGGGCTAGTCGATGAAAAAGAGATAGAGACTGTTACATCAGTACCATTTTTAGGAGATATTCCATTTATTGGGGCATTATTTCGCTCTACACAAATTAGAAAAAACAAAAGCGAACTAATAATAATAGCCACAGTAAGCATAACAAAACCTATAAAAAATGGTGAAACATATCAAATTCCAACACTAAGCACAAGAAGCCTAGGTGAGTCTTTAATAAATGCTCAAATAATAGACACAGGTACTCAAAAAAGCGAACTAAACGATTTTATTAAATTTACTGGCTTTATAAAATAA
- a CDS encoding Flp family type IVb pilin, whose amino-acid sequence MLSNLKTKMYSVMLKFIKDKRGVTAIEYALIAVAISSVLFIVMGTGGEDGLTAKIKEAFSGIQEGLNVQTSNASTGGTN is encoded by the coding sequence ATGTTAAGCAATCTTAAAACTAAAATGTATAGCGTTATGCTAAAATTTATCAAAGATAAAAGAGGTGTTACGGCAATAGAATATGCATTAATAGCAGTAGCTATCTCATCTGTTTTATTCATAGTCATGGGTACTGGTGGAGAAGACGGATTAACGGCGAAGATAAAAGAGGCGTTTTCAGGAATTCAAGAAGGGCTTAACGTCCAAACATCCAACGCAAGTACTGGCGGAACAAATTAA
- a CDS encoding type II secretion system F family protein, whose amino-acid sequence MVLFYVLVLFVGIGLLYYALRQDRRLKAAKEFCTASASGELFIKFNNTAQTEELLRRSDKSLSAITKLENNVLLKLLIALAIILPLLALKKAGLVGLSDSSFLLIAIFSFVGAIVLPSMIKRLIIERRIAEISKNIPMFVDLLAVCVQTGMNIESAIKFLESSISNINKAFAPFLSKMILKSQISGLEAALDELQRELPSTQISMMCVTLKQSLKYGSAVYDSLTGLSEEIRQMELLQTEEAIGKLGAKMSVPLILFFMFPVIIIIAAPGIMKVLGGI is encoded by the coding sequence ATGGTGCTGTTTTATGTTTTGGTGCTTTTTGTGGGCATTGGCCTGCTTTATTACGCCCTGCGTCAGGATAGAAGGCTAAAAGCGGCAAAGGAGTTTTGTACCGCAAGTGCTAGCGGAGAGCTGTTTATTAAATTTAACAACACAGCCCAAACCGAAGAGCTACTACGCCGCAGCGATAAGAGCTTAAGCGCGATAACCAAGCTAGAAAATAACGTGCTGCTTAAACTGCTTATCGCTTTAGCTATCATTTTGCCCCTGCTCGCGCTTAAAAAGGCTGGGCTGGTGGGGCTAAGCGATAGTAGCTTTTTGCTCATTGCGATTTTTAGCTTTGTGGGGGCTATTGTGCTGCCGTCGATGATAAAACGGCTCATAATTGAGCGTCGAATAGCCGAGATAAGTAAAAATATACCGATGTTTGTGGATCTCTTAGCCGTGTGCGTGCAGACTGGTATGAATATAGAAAGTGCGATTAAATTTCTAGAAAGTAGCATAAGCAATATCAACAAAGCCTTTGCGCCGTTTTTGAGCAAGATGATACTAAAAAGCCAGATAAGCGGACTAGAAGCCGCGCTTGATGAGCTGCAAAGAGAGCTGCCTAGCACGCAGATAAGTATGATGTGCGTAACCCTAAAGCAGAGCCTAAAATACGGCTCGGCGGTGTATGACTCGCTCACTGGACTTAGCGAAGAGATACGCCAAATGGAGCTGCTACAAACCGAAGAGGCCATAGGCAAGCTGGGCGCAAAGATGAGTGTGCCGCTGATTTTGTTTTTTATGTTTCCAGTCATTATCATCATCGCAGCACCAGGCATTATGAAAGTATTAGGAGGAATTTGA
- a CDS encoding TadE/TadG family type IV pilus assembly protein — MMKFIKNHSAFVAISTAILMPAVLGLIWLAYDGGIMIMKHSKLDDATREANLAATLSDNKVSSPKSVGEKFLRYFLGTTADVKIEAIEEFKEKDEKGKEQKGLLLQARLNDKTILTPFKDSKQDYTLRTGSRVIKGGGNGGESDYVFALDYTYSMVSDISAFFDYNVLLAQCQGADDESDEFDTQLCDELKAANTNMKISQAITKKVLKMLAKNNSDSVTYSIIPLAALIQVNREYDYTLGDKTGDKQVVTPYVLKSASDTSGGNDYRLDNMYEYDEISTKFESALQSGISYTLNLNQASQNQKLTNKKAAKIQNLLNQMQASAFELAFTEAVTNENERGVNSIVDVQESIKNMFDLNAGFGFRLNGKDNTKPIVYYLDKNDPNNPITTFSYAPALMGKNPSRATAYVEATETPLKELKSIQSYTENPILDVNDEITLNSEVAMTSMSVVPGIMRGAAHLARGKQPRKVIIMITDGNTSNQTGDVTEIEREFIIKNRLCDHIRDGLKEKGAQEVKIVSIIIGDKRYNKNFYNMMKACTPDENIFFIKDIKTFLETFVGAVNGNGDKTKFDYKNTKGE; from the coding sequence ATGATGAAATTTATAAAAAATCATTCTGCATTTGTAGCTATAAGTACAGCTATTTTAATGCCGGCAGTACTTGGGCTAATATGGCTTGCTTATGACGGTGGGATTATGATTATGAAGCATTCAAAACTAGATGATGCCACTAGAGAAGCAAACCTAGCAGCGACGCTAAGCGATAATAAAGTATCAAGCCCTAAAAGTGTGGGCGAAAAATTCCTGCGCTATTTTTTAGGCACTACCGCAGATGTAAAAATCGAAGCCATTGAAGAATTTAAAGAAAAAGATGAAAAAGGCAAAGAGCAAAAAGGCCTACTTTTACAAGCTAGGCTAAACGATAAGACTATTCTTACGCCGTTTAAAGACTCAAAACAAGACTACACGCTAAGGACTGGGTCTAGGGTGATTAAAGGCGGTGGAAATGGCGGCGAGAGCGATTATGTATTTGCGTTAGATTATACTTACTCTATGGTTTCTGATATTAGCGCATTTTTTGATTATAATGTATTACTAGCTCAGTGCCAAGGCGCAGATGATGAGTCTGATGAGTTTGACACACAGCTTTGCGATGAGCTAAAAGCAGCAAATACAAACATGAAAATATCTCAAGCCATAACAAAAAAAGTCCTAAAAATGCTCGCTAAAAATAATAGCGATAGCGTAACATACTCTATTATACCTCTAGCTGCGTTAATTCAGGTAAATAGGGAATATGACTACACACTAGGGGATAAAACAGGCGATAAGCAAGTAGTTACACCATATGTATTAAAAAGCGCAAGTGATACAAGCGGAGGTAATGATTACAGACTAGATAATATGTATGAATATGACGAAATATCTACTAAATTTGAAAGTGCTTTACAAAGTGGGATATCTTATACTCTAAATTTAAACCAAGCTTCACAAAATCAAAAGCTAACTAATAAAAAAGCAGCAAAGATACAAAATCTTTTAAATCAAATGCAAGCTTCAGCGTTTGAGCTAGCATTCACAGAAGCTGTTACAAATGAAAATGAAAGGGGCGTAAATAGCATAGTTGACGTGCAAGAAAGCATAAAAAATATGTTTGATTTAAATGCTGGGTTTGGCTTTAGATTAAATGGGAAGGACAATACTAAGCCTATAGTTTACTATCTTGATAAAAATGATCCAAATAATCCTATAACAACATTTTCTTACGCTCCTGCTTTAATGGGTAAAAATCCAAGCCGAGCGACTGCTTATGTTGAAGCTACAGAAACCCCGCTTAAAGAGCTAAAAAGCATACAAAGCTACACAGAAAATCCTATCTTAGATGTAAATGATGAGATCACTTTAAATAGCGAAGTGGCAATGACCTCTATGAGTGTGGTACCTGGGATTATGAGGGGAGCAGCGCACCTAGCACGCGGTAAACAACCAAGAAAAGTAATCATAATGATAACTGACGGAAACACAAGTAATCAAACTGGCGATGTAACCGAAATAGAGAGAGAATTTATAATAAAAAATAGGCTTTGTGATCATATTAGAGACGGATTAAAAGAAAAAGGCGCACAGGAAGTAAAAATAGTAAGCATAATAATAGGAGATAAAAGATACAACAAAAACTTTTATAACATGATGAAAGCATGCACTCCTGATGAGAATATATTTTTTATAAAAGATATAAAGACATTTTTAGAGACATTTGTAGGAGCGGTAAATGGAAACGGCGACAAGACTAAATTTGATTACAAAAATACAAAAGGAGAATAA
- a CDS encoding lipopolysaccharide assembly protein LapB, which produces MSLNLKIASFALAALFLSGCAVQTSSSMFSDPIQKENILKLAGNYEQLITDYKKRLANDDNPKDRLKLAQLYYEIKDYNSAKYFLEPLVKKIANQDNLLLYSKILEELGEYQEALDSINEALSLNPQNPEAWNLKGIIFASNGYIKEAQKSFLIAKDLFYDDCVINTNLGALEILQNNYRGAISYFEPIYARGCENTFLLHNYTFALIKLNEYTAAENLIEKYNLAKYPKKLIADLIKAKPNDFKDE; this is translated from the coding sequence ATGAGTTTAAATTTAAAGATTGCAAGTTTTGCCTTAGCGGCACTATTTTTATCAGGATGTGCGGTACAAACCAGCTCAAGCATGTTTAGCGACCCAATCCAAAAGGAAAACATTTTAAAACTAGCTGGCAATTATGAACAGTTAATAACTGATTATAAAAAACGTTTAGCAAACGATGATAATCCAAAAGATAGGTTAAAATTAGCGCAATTATACTACGAAATAAAAGACTATAATTCAGCTAAATATTTTTTAGAACCGCTTGTAAAAAAGATAGCAAACCAAGATAATCTACTGCTTTACTCTAAAATTTTAGAAGAATTAGGAGAATATCAAGAGGCACTTGATAGTATAAACGAAGCCCTTTCGCTAAACCCACAAAATCCAGAAGCGTGGAATTTAAAGGGTATAATATTTGCCAGTAATGGCTACATAAAAGAGGCACAAAAGTCATTTTTAATAGCAAAAGATCTCTTTTATGATGACTGCGTTATAAACACAAATCTAGGTGCACTCGAGATACTGCAAAATAATTACAGGGGTGCCATTAGCTACTTTGAGCCGATTTACGCTAGAGGGTGTGAAAATACGTTTTTACTACATAATTATACATTTGCGCTTATTAAGCTAAATGAGTACACTGCGGCAGAAAATTTAATAGAAAAATATAACCTAGCTAAGTATCCAAAAAAGCTAATAGCAGATTTAATCAAAGCAAAGCCAAACGACTTTAAAGATGAATAA
- a CDS encoding TadE/TadG family type IV pilus assembly protein, whose amino-acid sequence MNKLINFIKDTTAIASIETAILLLPFIIFMAVIMESCVLVYQIMLIDNSIDHAAKYASTFKGEVKKHFDEYIISKEKDLLGFAKNFKTDVEFCDDVKGLASAKCPSTESKKSKIAIFKFEYEIKPIFLITRTKIDKELIASKAVGYIE is encoded by the coding sequence ATGAATAAGCTAATAAATTTTATAAAAGATACCACGGCAATAGCGAGTATTGAGACTGCGATATTGCTGCTACCTTTTATTATCTTTATGGCTGTAATAATGGAAAGCTGCGTGCTAGTATATCAAATAATGCTAATAGATAATAGCATAGACCATGCAGCCAAATATGCTTCTACCTTTAAGGGTGAAGTAAAAAAGCACTTTGATGAATATATCATAAGCAAAGAAAAAGATCTTTTAGGCTTTGCAAAAAATTTTAAAACAGATGTTGAGTTTTGCGATGATGTAAAAGGACTGGCAAGCGCAAAATGCCCTAGCACAGAAAGCAAAAAATCAAAAATAGCTATATTTAAATTTGAATATGAAATAAAGCCCATATTTTTAATCACTCGCACCAAAATAGACAAAGAATTAATAGCTTCTAAGGCAGTAGGGTACATAGAATAA
- a CDS encoding TadE/TadG family type IV pilus assembly protein translates to MKKFILNKTASVSVEASIVFLGLVVILAGIADAGYVMVNKSRLERLSYSFLGILRQNDLEITKNNKIDKDLADGLYQSALNLSKGYIKDTQSLGMVIEHFEFDKSAKPKLKQSLNYGKSCQNSDSIDAIATPKSKESYLDVYRVSFCFDSFLPSSKKLLGLKASAAGVVK, encoded by the coding sequence ATGAAAAAATTCATACTAAATAAAACCGCCTCAGTAAGCGTCGAAGCTAGCATAGTATTTTTGGGGCTTGTAGTGATATTGGCTGGTATAGCTGACGCAGGATATGTTATGGTAAATAAATCTAGGCTAGAGCGGCTTAGCTACTCATTTTTGGGTATTTTAAGGCAAAACGACCTAGAAATAACAAAAAACAACAAAATAGACAAGGACTTAGCAGACGGACTTTATCAAAGTGCGTTAAATTTAAGCAAAGGCTACATAAAAGATACACAAAGTCTAGGAATGGTAATAGAACACTTTGAATTTGATAAAAGTGCAAAGCCAAAACTAAAACAGAGCCTTAACTACGGTAAAAGCTGCCAAAATAGCGATAGCATAGACGCCATAGCAACCCCAAAAAGCAAAGAATCCTACCTAGATGTCTACCGAGTAAGCTTTTGCTTTGATAGCTTTTTGCCAAGCAGTAAAAAGCTACTAGGTTTAAAAGCATCAGCAGCTGGGGTTGTAAAATGA